A genomic segment from Spinacia oleracea cultivar Varoflay chromosome 3, BTI_SOV_V1, whole genome shotgun sequence encodes:
- the LOC110786088 gene encoding uncharacterized protein isoform X2 — translation MDFQSLKRRDLQSLCKLNNIPANTTNATMADALASLPTVEGLGDFLFHGSPERSVNATPAPRTTATRTQRGTRTKAVEGTDTRKTTATRTIRKRTTQEASVQKKTEKDLQTEFEADMEQSGVTESNVLPGAELEEISEVSVENEQQLLSESQSEPQNEVQQEVKDGQGVIDLDDCTENQEQYEATEMSDDSMKVDFHSLGRKDLQNLCKKNKIPANTSNATMASALESLENVEGLQEFLKECESRAPGSPLMSGITSSRARQSRTTVKITREEPQSCKMITKSCRGSRKRTVDEPKNDVTKTPAAQSAQQKATPAASALSENESIQEKEDNAVQSENSSMDASQVSGGSEFNGDISNCNNGLFSVENLEEATEVLANLVKFDIGSDALADSSTQDEGLKFGSAETESQVAQIEDLISAPDSVVESLPEKLDIIHVEYQVSEEFVSATQADQVSLEISADKAVTFNFDSTAHMSPVEYEGSPAEDEMSEKPDTELTTQADEPSLEINEESDGSCTEEEDEMSENSDSELTIQADKPSLEINVEGDGSCTDEEDEMSECSEDDQLSLETNLDSEGSCTEEEDDVSESSDSELTIQDDQLSVETNVDSESDSATDSSWFEKAAVLFANQFDTESSIQVRSFVATESKTPLNLKSLRKLKRMYKEKLQEKTLAKSMEKLCLDETDEITLASVEEGNDEASASQVMPADEDDVGESEEETDDEAETDDDDNVEQVDVLLEQVQETPVTNSSSDGETEKLFPVQVLVDNEVVPEDAVVGDINVVVACPPQATPIKCSSVTKKPVSVLVTPSKSSCKTPMSAGRKNRVMDVNKENIIDSSISKTEAGKIKLAVAGSGKLFSAMSMGKLMKEVKVLEQSEKKRLALKSRSENQCNLNLP, via the exons ATGGATTTCCAAAGCTTGAAGAGACGTGACCTCCAATCACTATGCAAGCTCAACAATATCCCTGCAAACACCACCAATGCCACCATGGCCGACGCTCTAGCTTCACTTCCGACT GTTGAAGGACTTGGGGATTTTTTGTTCCATGGATCACCTGAAAGATCTGTTAATGCTACACCTGCACCCCGAACCACGGCTACAAGAACTCAACGTGGAACAAGGACTAAAGCAGTTGAAGGAACCGATACAAGGAAGACTACTGCCACACGGACCATCCGGAAAAGAACAACTCAGGAAGCCTCAGTCCAGAAGAAGACGGAGAAAGATTTGCAGACCGAGTTCGAGGCTGACATGGAGCAATCTGGAGTTACTGAAAGCAATGTGCTTCCTG GAGCCGAACTTGAGGAAATTTCAGAAGTCAGTGTGGAGAATGAACAACAGTTGTTGTCAGAGAGCCAAAGTGAACCCCAAAATGAGGTACAGCAAGAGGTTAAGGATGGGCAAGGGGTCATTGATTTGGATGACTGTACCGAAAACCAGGAGCAATATGAAGCTACCGAGATGTCGGATGACAGCATGAAGGTTGATTTCCACAGCCTCGGTAGGAAGGACCTCCAGAACCTGTGTAAGAAGAACAAGATCCCTGCCAATACTTCCAATGCTACAATGGCTAGTGCTCTTGAATCACTTGAGAAT GTTGAAGGTCTTCAAGAGTTTTTGAAGGAATGTGAGTCTCGGGCTCCAGGCTCACCTCTGATGTCTGGAATCACTTCATCTCGTGCTCGCCAATCACGGACCACAGTGAAAATCACCAGGGAAGAGCCACAGAGCTGCAAGATGATCACGAAATCATGCCGTGGTTCAAGGAAAAGGACTGTAGACGAACCAAAGAATGATGTAACCAAAACTCCAGCTGCACAAAGTGCTCAGCAAAAGGCTACCCCAGCTGCTTCTGCTCTCTCTGAGAATGAGAGCATTCAGGAAAAGGAAGATAATGCAGTACAATCGGAGAACTCAAGCATGGATGCTTCTCAAGTGTCAGGTGGTTCCGAGTTCAATGGTGATATCAGTAACT GTAACAATGGTCTCTTTAGTGTGGAGAATTTGGAGGAGGCCACCGAAGTCTTGGCCAATTTGGTTAAGTTCGACATAGGCTCTGACGCATTGGCTGATTCTTCCACCCAAGACGAGGGACTGAAATTTGGTTCTGCAGAAACTGAATCTCAAGTTGCCCAGATCGAGGACCTGATCAGTGCTCCTGATTCCGTTGTGGAGAGCCTGCCTGAGAAGCTTGACATTATTCATGTTGAATATCAGGTGTCTGAGGAGTTTGTTTCTGCTACTCAAGCTGATCAAGTCAGTTTGGAAATCAGTGCTGATAAGGCGGTCACTTTTAATTTTGATTCTACCGCACACATGAGCCCAGTTGAATATGAGGGTAGCCCTGCAGAAGATGAAATGTCTGAGAAGCCTGATACTGAGTTAACTACTCAAGCTGATGAACCAAGTCTGGAAATCAATGAGGAGAGTGATGGTAGCTGcacagaagaagaagatgagatGTCTGAGAATTCTGATTCTGAACTGACTATTCAAGCTGATAAACCAAGTCTGGAAATCAATGTGGAGGGTGATGGTAGCTGCACAGACGAAGAGGATGAGATGTCTGAGTGTTCTGAAGATGATCAACTGAGTCTGGAAACCAACTTGGACAGTGAAGGTAGCTGCACAGAAGAAGAGGATGATGTCTCTGAGAGTTCTGATTCCGAGTTGACTATTCAAGATGATCAACTGAGTGTCGAAACTAACGTGGACAGCGAATCTGATTCTGCTACAGATTCAAGCTGGTTTGAAAAGGCTGCAGTTCTTTTTGCCAACCAGTTTGACACTGAATCAAGTATTCAAGTTCGTTCATTTGTGGCTACAGAAAGCAAGACACCTTTGAACCTTAAAAGTCTGCGAAAATTGAAGAGGATGTACAAGGAGAAACTTCAA GAAAAAACTTTGGCAAAAAGTATGGAGAAATTGTGCTTGGATGAGACTGATGAGATCACTCTAGCCAGTGTGGAAGAAG GGAATGACGAAGCTTCAGCTTCTCAAGTAATGCCTGCTGATGAGGACGATGTTGGAGAATCAGAAGAAGAGACCGATGATGAGGCTGAAACTGATGATGATGACAATGTGGAGCAAGTTGATGTACTTCTGGAGCAAGTTCAGGAAACCCCAGTTACTAATTCTTCCTCTGATGGGGAAACTGAAAAACTCTTCCCAGTTCAGGTACTAGTAGACAACGAAGTGGTACCTGAAGATGCAGTAGTTGGAGACATTAATGTTGTTGTCGCATGTCCACCACAAGCAACACCAATCAAATGCTCTAGCGTGACAAAGAAGCCAGTGTCAGTGCTGGTTACACCATCAAAATCTTCCTGCAAAACACCGATGTCAGCTGGAAGGAAAAACCGCGTTATGGATGTCAACAAGGAGAACATTATTGACAGCAGTATCAGTAAGACTGAAGCTGGGAAAATCAAACTTGCTGTTGCTGGAAGTGGAAAGCTTTTTTCTGCTATGAGTATGGGGAAGTTGATGAAGGAAGTTAAGGTTCTCGAG CAATCTGAGAAGAAGAGACTAGCGTTGAAGTCACGGTCGGAAAACCAGTGCAACCTGAATCTACCATGA
- the LOC110786088 gene encoding uncharacterized protein isoform X1, which produces MDFQSLKRRDLQSLCKLNNIPANTTNATMADALASLPTVEGLGDFLFHGSPERSVNATPAPRTTATRTQRGTRTKAVEGTDTRKTTATRTIRKRTTQEASVQKKTEKDLQTEFEADMEQSGVTESNVLPGAELEEISEVSVENEQQLLSESQSEPQNEVQQEVKDGQGVIDLDDCTENQEQYEATEMSDDSMKVDFHSLGRKDLQNLCKKNKIPANTSNATMASALESLENVEGLQEFLKECESRAPGSPLMSGITSSRARQSRTTVKITREEPQSCKMITKSCRGSRKRTVDEPKNDVTKTPAAQSAQQKATPAASALSENESIQEKEDNAVQSENSSMDASQVSGGSEFNGDISNCNNGLFSVENLEEATEVLANLVKFDIGSDALADSSTQDEGLKFGSAETESQVAQIEDLISAPDSVVESLPEKLDIIHVEYQVSEEFVSATQADQVSLEISADKAVTFNFDSTAHMSPVEYEGSPAEDEMSEKPDTELTTQADEPSLEINEESDGSCTEEEDEMSENSDSELTIQADKPSLEINVEGDGSCTDEEDEMSECSEDDQLSLETNLDSEGSCTEEEDDVSESSDSELTIQDDQLSVETNVDSESDSATDSSWFEKAAVLFANQFDTESSIQVRSFVATESKTPLNLKSLRKLKRMYKEKLQQEKTLAKSMEKLCLDETDEITLASVEEGNDEASASQVMPADEDDVGESEEETDDEAETDDDDNVEQVDVLLEQVQETPVTNSSSDGETEKLFPVQVLVDNEVVPEDAVVGDINVVVACPPQATPIKCSSVTKKPVSVLVTPSKSSCKTPMSAGRKNRVMDVNKENIIDSSISKTEAGKIKLAVAGSGKLFSAMSMGKLMKEVKVLEQSEKKRLALKSRSENQCNLNLP; this is translated from the exons ATGGATTTCCAAAGCTTGAAGAGACGTGACCTCCAATCACTATGCAAGCTCAACAATATCCCTGCAAACACCACCAATGCCACCATGGCCGACGCTCTAGCTTCACTTCCGACT GTTGAAGGACTTGGGGATTTTTTGTTCCATGGATCACCTGAAAGATCTGTTAATGCTACACCTGCACCCCGAACCACGGCTACAAGAACTCAACGTGGAACAAGGACTAAAGCAGTTGAAGGAACCGATACAAGGAAGACTACTGCCACACGGACCATCCGGAAAAGAACAACTCAGGAAGCCTCAGTCCAGAAGAAGACGGAGAAAGATTTGCAGACCGAGTTCGAGGCTGACATGGAGCAATCTGGAGTTACTGAAAGCAATGTGCTTCCTG GAGCCGAACTTGAGGAAATTTCAGAAGTCAGTGTGGAGAATGAACAACAGTTGTTGTCAGAGAGCCAAAGTGAACCCCAAAATGAGGTACAGCAAGAGGTTAAGGATGGGCAAGGGGTCATTGATTTGGATGACTGTACCGAAAACCAGGAGCAATATGAAGCTACCGAGATGTCGGATGACAGCATGAAGGTTGATTTCCACAGCCTCGGTAGGAAGGACCTCCAGAACCTGTGTAAGAAGAACAAGATCCCTGCCAATACTTCCAATGCTACAATGGCTAGTGCTCTTGAATCACTTGAGAAT GTTGAAGGTCTTCAAGAGTTTTTGAAGGAATGTGAGTCTCGGGCTCCAGGCTCACCTCTGATGTCTGGAATCACTTCATCTCGTGCTCGCCAATCACGGACCACAGTGAAAATCACCAGGGAAGAGCCACAGAGCTGCAAGATGATCACGAAATCATGCCGTGGTTCAAGGAAAAGGACTGTAGACGAACCAAAGAATGATGTAACCAAAACTCCAGCTGCACAAAGTGCTCAGCAAAAGGCTACCCCAGCTGCTTCTGCTCTCTCTGAGAATGAGAGCATTCAGGAAAAGGAAGATAATGCAGTACAATCGGAGAACTCAAGCATGGATGCTTCTCAAGTGTCAGGTGGTTCCGAGTTCAATGGTGATATCAGTAACT GTAACAATGGTCTCTTTAGTGTGGAGAATTTGGAGGAGGCCACCGAAGTCTTGGCCAATTTGGTTAAGTTCGACATAGGCTCTGACGCATTGGCTGATTCTTCCACCCAAGACGAGGGACTGAAATTTGGTTCTGCAGAAACTGAATCTCAAGTTGCCCAGATCGAGGACCTGATCAGTGCTCCTGATTCCGTTGTGGAGAGCCTGCCTGAGAAGCTTGACATTATTCATGTTGAATATCAGGTGTCTGAGGAGTTTGTTTCTGCTACTCAAGCTGATCAAGTCAGTTTGGAAATCAGTGCTGATAAGGCGGTCACTTTTAATTTTGATTCTACCGCACACATGAGCCCAGTTGAATATGAGGGTAGCCCTGCAGAAGATGAAATGTCTGAGAAGCCTGATACTGAGTTAACTACTCAAGCTGATGAACCAAGTCTGGAAATCAATGAGGAGAGTGATGGTAGCTGcacagaagaagaagatgagatGTCTGAGAATTCTGATTCTGAACTGACTATTCAAGCTGATAAACCAAGTCTGGAAATCAATGTGGAGGGTGATGGTAGCTGCACAGACGAAGAGGATGAGATGTCTGAGTGTTCTGAAGATGATCAACTGAGTCTGGAAACCAACTTGGACAGTGAAGGTAGCTGCACAGAAGAAGAGGATGATGTCTCTGAGAGTTCTGATTCCGAGTTGACTATTCAAGATGATCAACTGAGTGTCGAAACTAACGTGGACAGCGAATCTGATTCTGCTACAGATTCAAGCTGGTTTGAAAAGGCTGCAGTTCTTTTTGCCAACCAGTTTGACACTGAATCAAGTATTCAAGTTCGTTCATTTGTGGCTACAGAAAGCAAGACACCTTTGAACCTTAAAAGTCTGCGAAAATTGAAGAGGATGTACAAGGAGAAACTTCAA CAGGAAAAAACTTTGGCAAAAAGTATGGAGAAATTGTGCTTGGATGAGACTGATGAGATCACTCTAGCCAGTGTGGAAGAAG GGAATGACGAAGCTTCAGCTTCTCAAGTAATGCCTGCTGATGAGGACGATGTTGGAGAATCAGAAGAAGAGACCGATGATGAGGCTGAAACTGATGATGATGACAATGTGGAGCAAGTTGATGTACTTCTGGAGCAAGTTCAGGAAACCCCAGTTACTAATTCTTCCTCTGATGGGGAAACTGAAAAACTCTTCCCAGTTCAGGTACTAGTAGACAACGAAGTGGTACCTGAAGATGCAGTAGTTGGAGACATTAATGTTGTTGTCGCATGTCCACCACAAGCAACACCAATCAAATGCTCTAGCGTGACAAAGAAGCCAGTGTCAGTGCTGGTTACACCATCAAAATCTTCCTGCAAAACACCGATGTCAGCTGGAAGGAAAAACCGCGTTATGGATGTCAACAAGGAGAACATTATTGACAGCAGTATCAGTAAGACTGAAGCTGGGAAAATCAAACTTGCTGTTGCTGGAAGTGGAAAGCTTTTTTCTGCTATGAGTATGGGGAAGTTGATGAAGGAAGTTAAGGTTCTCGAG CAATCTGAGAAGAAGAGACTAGCGTTGAAGTCACGGTCGGAAAACCAGTGCAACCTGAATCTACCATGA
- the LOC110786090 gene encoding uncharacterized protein, with the protein MSSLKFCNSCRGPRQVETTDLGYICCTYCGKVVDEDIYSNEPSFTKNAAGQSQMTGNYVKTVQADNAVSRERTLNRAYDFIIHMAENLGVGGGDQVARPAVRFYEIAVEKDFVRGRRADLVRAACLYIACRENNKPFLLIEFSEFLRVNVYVLGAVFLQLCKVLHLQEHPIVQKPVDPSLFIHRFAYGLLGEGNDDVRKTALHIMANMKLNWMQTGRKPSGLCGAALYISALSHGFKFTKTDIVKVVHICEATLTKRLIEFEGTESGGLTIEEFDQKAEELERDYNVVKHTNFGDMTKEELLCEHKGSGKPQFAHGLCESCYHEFHKISGGLDGGLEPPAFQRAEKERALIASAEMAADSLLEPELVNSCEHLKMEKEKRLGAGEIDQMMAAGVKAQHKSVDDVGEEAGKTDSMGIEGGESDNFSDIDDDEVDGYLNNEEETHYKKIIWEQLNREYLEEQAAKEAEAAAAEALQLAKFEKGSAEWLDAKRLVDKAAANYAASKKGRQQKRAAETKNPQTAAEAAHQMLSKKRISSKLNHDRLKELFDEPVIPDNAKKSRVDTSLEKNNEYELETVDEYEEIGDVNYQDDSYYNEIDDGDDGLF; encoded by the exons ATGTCTAGTTTGAAGTTCTGCAACAGTTGCAGAGGACCTCGGCAAGTCGAAACAACTGATTTGGGTTATAT ATGTTGTACTTATTGTGGCAAGGTCGTTGATGAAgatatttattcaaatgagccAAGTTTTACTAAAAATGCGGCAGGGCAG AGTCAGATGACCGGGAATTATGTGAAGACTGTGCAAGCTGATAATGCAGTTTCACGGGAGAGGACATTAAATAGGG CATATGACTTCATTATTCACATGGCTGAGAACTTGGGTGTGGGTGGTGGAGATCAAGTAGCGCGACCAGCTGTACGATTCTATGAA ATAGCTGTCGAGAAAGATTTTGTGCGGGGACGTAGAGCTGATCTGGTACGAGCTGCATGTCTGTACATTGCATGTCG GGAAAACAACAAACCATTCCTTCTGATTGAATTTTCAGAGTTCTTGCGAGTTAATGT CTATGTGCTAGGTGCTGTATTTTTGCAGCTCTGCAAAGTATTACATCTTCAAGAACACCCAATTGTTCAAAAACCAGTGGATCCGAGTCTGTTTATTCATCGGTTTGCATATG GTCTACTTGGGGAGGGAAACGATGATGTTAGGAAGACTGCTTTACATATTATGGCTAACATGAAGCTAAATTGGATGCAG ACAGGAAGAAAACCTAGTGGCTTATGCGGGGCAGCATTATATATATCTGCACTTTCACACGGTTTCAAGTTTACAAAGACGGATATA GTGAAAGTTGTGCATATTTGTGAAGCCACATTGACCAAGAGGTTAATTGAATTTGAAGGAACTGAATCAGGGGGCCTTACG ATAGAGGAATTCGACCAAAAAGCTGAGGAGCTTGAAAGAGATTATAATGTAGTCAAACATacgaattttggggacatgacTAAAGAAGAACTACTTTGTGAACATAAGGGTAGTGGAAAGCCGCAGTTTGCTCATGGACTTTGTGAAAGTTGTTACCATGAG TTCCATAAAATTTCAGGAGGTCTTGATGGGGGTTTGGAACCCCCAGCTTTCCAGCGCGCTGAGAAAGAAAGAGCATTGATAGCAAGTGCAGAAATGGCTGCAGATTCTCTTTTGGAACCTGAGCTAGTGAACAGTTGTGAACACTTAAAG atggagaaagagaaaagactTGGTGCTGGAGAAATTGACCAAATGATGGCAGCAG GTGTCAAAGCTCAGCATAAGTCTGTAGATGATGTTGGTGAGGAAGCTGGAAAAACTGATTCCATGGGTATAGAAGGCGGTGAATCAGATAACTTTTCGGACATTGATGACGATGAG GTTGACGGTTACTTGAATAATGAAGAGGAGACGCACTACAAGAAGATTATCTGGGAGCAGTTGAATCGGGAATACCTTGAG GAACAAGCAGCTAAAGAAGCAGAAGCTGCTGCGGCGGAAGCATTGCAGCTGGCCAAGTTTGAGAAAGGGTCAGCAGAGTGGCTTGATGCCAAAAGACTAGTGGATAAAGCTGCTGCAAATTATGCAGCATCGAAAAAG GGACGTCAGCAAAAAAGAGCTGCTGAAACAAAGAATCCTCAGACTGCTGCCGAAGCAGCTCATCAAATGTTGTCTAAAAAG AGGATCAGTTCAAAGCTCAACCATGACAGATTGAAGGAATTGTTTGATGAACCT GTAATTCCTGATAACGCAAAGAAGAGTCGGGTAGACACCAGTTTAGAAAAGAACAATGAGTATGAGTTGGAGACAGTTGATGAATATGAAGAGATTGGTGATGTAAACTACCAAGATGATTCATATTATAATGAaattgatgatggtgatgatggtttGTTCTGA